Proteins from one Lachnospiraceae bacterium KGMB03038 genomic window:
- a CDS encoding sigma-70 family RNA polymerase sigma factor, producing the protein MQAFAGSRRSSRLPLKKTGVSGTFFAAFLLDFCALPSGRPEPMGGKVVAMMTLQDLKWIVKKPKSEKKVPTARHLLEQGERIVSMGNGGEVQLLVFREGYALYRIGKYTTVFPVHSCGDYCYENNGRQICVDASFFEQQEWYVRLLLEGEDRLVKNRETCHKERVVSYHAVSEEWFFLASPALPPLDQLIEKEKIQELMGLLTERQRDIVILYFYYGETQWEIAKELGITQPTVSQTLMSALRRMRVGQKDISSRKTVDSGKGGVLYVG; encoded by the coding sequence ATGCAGGCTTTTGCAGGCAGTAGGAGGAGTTCCAGACTCCCGTTAAAAAAAACGGGCGTGTCGGGAACCTTTTTTGCTGCCTTTTTACTGGATTTCTGTGCGCTGCCATCTGGCCGCCCGGAGCCTATGGGCGGAAAGGTGGTCGCTATGATGACGTTACAGGATTTAAAGTGGATTGTGAAAAAGCCAAAGTCAGAGAAAAAAGTTCCCACAGCTCGGCATTTGCTGGAACAAGGAGAGCGAATTGTGAGCATGGGAAATGGTGGGGAAGTGCAGCTTTTGGTGTTTCGGGAAGGGTATGCACTTTACCGGATAGGAAAATATACCACTGTTTTTCCGGTACATAGCTGCGGAGATTACTGTTATGAGAATAATGGACGGCAGATCTGCGTGGACGCATCATTTTTTGAACAGCAGGAATGGTATGTACGCCTATTGTTGGAAGGGGAGGATCGTCTGGTAAAGAATCGAGAAACGTGCCATAAGGAGAGGGTGGTTTCCTATCATGCTGTCTCTGAGGAATGGTTTTTCCTGGCTTCGCCGGCACTGCCACCATTGGATCAGTTGATAGAAAAAGAGAAGATTCAGGAGTTGATGGGGCTTCTGACAGAACGGCAGAGAGATATCGTGATCCTGTATTTTTATTATGGTGAAACACAATGGGAGATTGCTAAGGAGCTTGGCATTACACAGCCCACGGTTTCCCAGACGCTCATGTCGGCACTTCGCCGGATGAGGGTCGGTCAGAAAGATATTTCCTCCAGAAAGACAGTAGATTCTGGGAAAGGTGGAGTGCTGTATGTCGGGTAA